The proteins below come from a single Candidatus Omnitrophota bacterium genomic window:
- a CDS encoding RtcB family protein — MISRYDGPLRRIDSNRWLIPQDSIKGMRVDGLVYAGAKLIEAAKNDNALRQVANVAMLPGIVKYSLAMPDIHWGYGFSIGGIAATDIDAGGIISPGGVGFDINCGIRLLKTSLFENDIRPKLCDIVNGLYRAIPLGIGSKGDIKVTAKEEAQIFEKGLQWALCKGYAIESDIARTEENGCMPGANPDAVSPRAYERGKPQMGTLGSGNHFIEIQAVDEIYDAHAAGIFGLSKNQITIMIHSGSRGLGYQICDDYSREMVKVLAKYNIQIPDRQLACAPFGSTEGKLYFGAMKCAANYAWNNRQCIAHLIRLVFEKVFAQTFKSLGIFAVYDIAHNIAKVEKHIVDGVEKMLCVHRKGATRAFGPSRPEEMPAEYRKIGQPVIIPGSMGSYSYLLLGTDKAVDDTFATTCHGAGRALSRKAASELYVSEKIISKLNKKGIVLMASDKNTISEEAPDAYKNIDDVISVVVQSGISKKVCRMRPLGVVKG; from the coding sequence ATGATTTCACGCTATGACGGGCCTCTTAGAAGGATAGACAGTAATCGTTGGCTTATACCGCAAGACAGTATCAAGGGGATGCGTGTAGACGGCTTGGTATATGCCGGCGCTAAATTGATTGAGGCGGCCAAAAACGACAATGCTCTGCGGCAAGTTGCTAATGTAGCTATGCTGCCGGGTATTGTCAAATATTCATTGGCTATGCCCGATATACACTGGGGTTATGGGTTTAGCATAGGCGGTATAGCCGCGACAGATATTGACGCGGGAGGAATAATATCGCCAGGCGGGGTAGGTTTTGATATAAATTGCGGTATAAGGCTTTTAAAGACCTCGCTTTTTGAGAATGATATAAGGCCGAAACTGTGTGATATTGTCAATGGACTTTATCGCGCTATACCATTAGGCATAGGCTCAAAAGGCGATATCAAGGTAACGGCAAAAGAAGAAGCACAGATATTTGAAAAGGGTTTGCAGTGGGCGCTTTGCAAGGGCTATGCTATTGAATCGGATATTGCCCGTACGGAGGAAAATGGCTGTATGCCGGGCGCCAACCCGGATGCCGTATCCCCCAGAGCTTATGAACGCGGCAAGCCGCAAATGGGCACGCTTGGTTCCGGCAACCATTTTATAGAGATACAGGCGGTTGATGAGATATACGACGCGCATGCCGCGGGCATATTCGGCCTTTCAAAAAATCAGATAACCATAATGATACATTCCGGTTCGCGGGGTTTAGGTTATCAGATATGCGATGATTATTCGCGCGAGATGGTAAAAGTTCTTGCTAAATACAATATCCAGATACCCGACCGTCAGCTTGCCTGCGCGCCTTTTGGTTCAACAGAAGGCAAGCTTTATTTTGGGGCTATGAAGTGCGCCGCGAACTATGCCTGGAATAACAGGCAGTGTATAGCGCATCTTATACGGCTTGTATTTGAAAAAGTTTTTGCCCAGACATTTAAGTCATTAGGGATATTTGCCGTATATGACATTGCCCATAATATAGCAAAGGTTGAAAAGCATATCGTAGACGGAGTTGAGAAAATGCTTTGCGTGCACCGGAAAGGCGCGACAAGAGCTTTTGGCCCATCGCGGCCCGAGGAAATGCCCGCGGAGTATAGAAAAATCGGCCAGCCGGTTATTATACCGGGAAGCATGGGCTCATATTCATATTTATTGCTTGGCACTGATAAGGCTGTAGATGATACATTTGCTACCACCTGCCACGGAGCGGGCAGGGCATTATCAAGGAAAGCCGCTTCAGAGCTTTATGTATCGGAAAAGATTATCTCAAAACTTAATAAAAAAGGTATTGTGCTAATGGCATCTGATAAAAATACTATATCAGAAGAGGCGCCCGATGCCTATAAAAATATAGATGATGTTATCTCGGTTGTGGTCCAGTCCGGTATATCAAAAAAAGTTTGCAGGATGAGGCCTTTAGGCGTAGTCAAAGGATAA
- the serS gene encoding serine--tRNA ligase, with protein sequence MLDIKFIRENTDKVKEALKNRNCRLDIDHLMCLDKEQRALVAEADRLKNVRNIESEEIAILKRSGKDTAAKVSEMKIVSQKIKELDQKVGDLTLRIADIIMQIPNIPHTSLPIGLDASSNKTVKQWGKLPNFRFKPLNHMELAESLNIMDFVRSTKLSGAGFSLFIGDGAKMVRALINFMLDMHTQKHGYKEIWPPALVNRQSMTATGQLPKLEDDMYRLKDEDLFLIPTAEVPVTNIHRDSVLNGSDLPVYYTAYTPCFRREAGSYGKDTKGLSRVHQFDKVEMVKFVRPETSYDELEKLLNNAEDVLQALKLPYRVQLLCTGDISFAASKCYDIELWAPGAGAWLEVSSCSNFESFQARRGNIKFKDPETDKLNFVHTLNGSGVALARLIIAILENYQRKDGCVDVPAALRPYLGKKRLLKPDKK encoded by the coding sequence ATGCTTGACATCAAGTTTATAAGAGAGAATACGGATAAGGTAAAAGAGGCATTAAAGAACAGAAATTGCCGTTTAGATATAGACCATCTTATGTGCCTTGACAAAGAACAAAGGGCTCTTGTGGCTGAAGCTGACAGGTTAAAGAATGTCCGCAATATTGAATCTGAAGAGATAGCGATATTAAAAAGGTCAGGCAAGGACACAGCGGCTAAAGTTTCCGAAATGAAGATTGTATCCCAAAAAATAAAAGAATTAGACCAAAAAGTGGGGGATTTGACACTTCGTATAGCGGATATTATTATGCAAATCCCAAATATCCCCCATACTAGTCTACCCATTGGCTTGGACGCGAGTTCTAATAAGACAGTTAAGCAATGGGGCAAACTGCCTAATTTTAGATTTAAACCATTAAATCATATGGAGTTAGCCGAGAGTTTGAATATTATGGATTTTGTCCGATCAACCAAGCTTTCGGGAGCCGGATTCTCACTTTTTATAGGTGATGGCGCGAAAATGGTAAGGGCATTAATAAACTTTATGCTGGATATGCATACCCAAAAGCATGGGTATAAAGAGATATGGCCCCCCGCCCTGGTGAATCGTCAAAGCATGACCGCCACAGGTCAATTACCCAAATTAGAAGATGATATGTACAGGTTAAAAGATGAGGATCTTTTTTTAATACCAACAGCTGAAGTGCCTGTTACTAATATACACAGGGACTCTGTATTAAACGGCAGTGATTTGCCTGTATATTACACGGCTTATACGCCTTGTTTCAGAAGAGAAGCGGGTTCCTACGGCAAAGATACCAAAGGCCTTTCAAGAGTGCATCAATTTGACAAGGTTGAAATGGTAAAATTTGTCAGGCCTGAAACATCATATGACGAGCTTGAAAAACTTTTGAATAATGCCGAAGATGTTTTACAGGCGCTTAAGCTTCCTTACAGGGTCCAGCTTTTATGCACCGGCGATATAAGTTTTGCGGCAAGTAAATGTTATGATATTGAGTTGTGGGCGCCCGGCGCGGGGGCATGGCTTGAGGTATCAAGTTGTTCTAATTTTGAAAGCTTCCAGGCGCGAAGAGGCAATATCAAATTCAAAGACCCTGAAACCGATAAACTTAATTTTGTGCACACATTAAACGGTTCAGGCGTGGCCCTGGCAAGGCTCATCATCGCTATATTAGAAAATTATCAGCGCAAAGACGGCTGTGTGGATGTCCCTGCCGCGCTTAGGCCTTACTTGGGGAAAAAGAGGCTTTTAAAGCCCGACAAAAAATAA